Proteins encoded within one genomic window of Theobroma cacao cultivar B97-61/B2 chromosome 7, Criollo_cocoa_genome_V2, whole genome shotgun sequence:
- the LOC18593789 gene encoding G-type lectin S-receptor-like serine/threonine-protein kinase At4g27290, which yields MTRSLASIFFPILMVLSIMEYSFAADMISLAQSVSDGERLVSSSQRFELGFFSPGNSTFRFLGIWYKNIPKAVVWVANRNRSIAGAHGVLTVNNDGNLVLLDGTNSTVWSSNVSRKAEVPVAQLLDSGNFVIRDNKTMQHDESYLWQSFDYPSDTLLPDMKLGKNLKTGKEWFLTSWRSADDPSPGNFTTRLSIQGLPSIVTYMISAKVYRSGPWDGSNFGGTPVSPNLVSLSTVEHREDEIYYKYQPYNNPIITRLTLNHSGSIQRLIWNERHTEWGIVYSAPYDQCGRYGQCGANGICSINKTPICECLKGFRPDSEGLDASNHSWSTRCVKKRPSDCQKGEGFLRLVWMKLPDLIDFKFNEIMNLKECEVECLQNCSCSAYASATLDGREKGCLMWYGDLIDMEDRSGKGRGPDIYVRVPSSELVGASKEKKRVKIIIVASIISGMIVLGLVSCFVLRKKWKRVSVSGYALNDKKRTKTTKLLSVIPGMNILAALFSYITKKTWKGGQESCKENVEVPLFDLVSIATATNSFSQENLIGIGGFGPVYKGILPTGKEIAVKRLSKNSGQGAEEFRNEVVLIAKLQHRNLVGLYGSCIQGEERVLIYEYMPNKSLDYFIFGLISSPFMHPIIT from the exons ATGACGAGATCTCTGGCAAGCATCTTCTTTCCCATTTTGATGGTTTTATCAATCATGGAGTATTCATTTGCAGCTGACATGATAAGTCTGGCACAATCTGTCAGTGATGGTGAGAGGTTGGTTTCTTCATCCCAACGCTTTGAATTGGGATTCTTCTCTCCTGGAAACTCAACGTTCAGGTTCCTTGGGATATGGTACAAAAATATTCCAAAGGCAGTTGTGTGGGTTGCAAATAGGAACAGGTCAATTGCTGGTGCACATGGAGTTTTAACAGTCAATAATGATGGAAACCTTGTGCTGCTTGACGGAACAAACAGCACTGTTTGGTCTTCAAATGTCTCTAGAAAAGCAGAAGTGCCAGTGGCACAACTTCTAGATTCTGGAAACTTTGTTATTAGAGACAACAAAACCATGCAACATGATGAAAGCTATCTGTGGCAGAGCTTTGATTACCCGTCAGACACACTGCTGCCAGACATGAAGCTTGGAAAGAACTTAAAAACTGGAAAAGAATGGTTTTTAACATCTTGGAGAAGTGCTGATGATCCGTCTCCCGGAAACTTTACTACCAGACTTAGCATTCAAGGATTGCCTTCTATAGTTACTTATATGATATCAGCAAAAGTGTACCGCAGTGGACCGTGGGATGGATCTAACTTTGGTGGTACTCCAGTGTCACCTAACTTGGTCTCTTTATCAACTGTGGAGCATCGTGAGGATGAGATCTACTATAAGTATCAGCCTTACAATAATCCGATTATTACACGATTAACTTTAAACCACTCAGGTTCCATCCAGCGTCTTATATGGAATGAGAGGCACACTGAATGGGGGATTGTCTACTCAGCACCATATGACCAATGCGGCCGATATGGCCAATGTGGTGCAAATGGAATTTGCAGCATCAACAAGACACCAATTTGTGAGTGCCTGAAAGGGTTCAGACCTGACTCAGAAGGACTAGATGCAAGTAATCATAGTTGGTCTACAAGGTGTGTAAAAAAGCGGCCATCAGATTGTCAAAAAGGAGAAGGGTTTCTAAGACTTGTTTGGATGAAATTGCCTGACTTGatagatttcaagttcaaTGAGATTATGAATCTTAAGGAATGTGAGGTGGAGTGCTTGCAAAACTGCTCTTGTAGTGCTTATGCAAGCGCAACCTTAGATGGACGTGAGAAGGGCTGCTTGATGTGGTATGGTGACCTGATTGATATGGAAGACCGATCAGGAAAAGGCAGGGGACCAGATATCTATGTAAGAGTACCATCTTCAGAACTAG TTGGTgcttcaaaagaaaagaaacgaGTAAAGATCATCATAGTAGCTTCAATCATTTCTGGAATGATTGTGTTGGGCTTGGTGTCCTGCTTTGTCCTAaggaaaaaatggaaaagag TTTCAGTATCTGGCTATGCTTTAAATgacaagaaaagaacaaagacCACCAAACTGCTTTCAGTCATTCCTGGCATGAATATCTTGGCCGCTCTGTTCTCGTACATTACGaagaaaacatggaaaggaG GCCAAGAGAGCTGCAAGGAGAATGTAGAAGTgcctttgtttgatttggttTCCATTGCTACTGCTACCAATAGTTTCTCCCAGGAAAATTTAATAGGAATTGGGGGATTTGGTCCTGTTTACAAG GGCATCCTTCCAACAGGAAAAGAAATTGCTGTAAAGAGGCTGTCAAAGAATTCAGGACAAGGTGCTGAAGAGTTTAGAAATGAAGTAGTTTTAATTGCCAAACTTCAGCACAGAAATCTGGTCGGGCTCTATGGCAGCTGCATACAGGGAGAAGAAAGGGTTTTAATCTATGAATATATGCCCAACAAAagcttggattattttatcttcgGTTTGATTTCTTCACCTTTCATGCATCCTATCATTACATAA
- the LOC108662950 gene encoding G-type lectin S-receptor-like serine/threonine-protein kinase SRK, whose protein sequence is MKSWKWRADHDRRVLLAWQKRFDIIMQIVRGLLYLHQDSKLQIIHRDLKASNILLDSDMNPKISDFGLARTFEGDDKVSETKRVIGTFGYMSPEYAVNGKFSAKSDVFSFGVLLLEIISGQKNRSFHHPDHHHSLSGHAWLLWNEGRAMELVDACLEDSIVESQVLRCIQVGLLCVQNFPKDRPKMSSVNFMLANEEAMLPHPKEPGFFTDTNSKANTPTRKEESDTVNVVTITMVGGR, encoded by the exons ATGAAGTCATGGAAATGGCGTGCAGATCATGACAGGAGAGTATTATTGGCATGGCAGAAGCGCTTTGACATTATTATGCAGATTGTGAGAGGACTTCTGTATCTGCACCAAGACTCTAAGCTCCAAATTATTCACAGAGATCTCAAAGCTAGCAATATTCTGCTAGATAGTGATATGAACCCCAAAATTTCAGACTTTGGCTTGGCAAGAACTTTTGAAGGGGATGACAAAGTATCAGAAACCAAGAGAGTTATTGGAACATT TGGATATATGTCTCCAGAGTATGCAGTTAATGGTAAATTTTCAGCCAAGTCTGATGTTTTCAGCTTCGGTGTACTTCTGCTAGAGATAATAAGCGGCCAAAAGAATAGAAGTTTCCATCATCCTGATCACCACCATAGCCTATCCGGCCAT GCATGGTTGCTGTGGAATGAAGGCAGGGCCATGGAGCTGGTAGATGCCTGTTTGGAGGATTCTATTGTTGAATCTCAAGTTCTTAGATGTATTCAAGTGGGATTATTATGTGTTCAAAATTTTCCCAAAGACAGGCCAAAAATGTCATCTGTAAATTTTATGTTGGCAAATGAAGAAGCAATGTTGCCTCATCCTAAAGAGCCAGGATTCTTCACAGATACAAATTCCAAAGCAAACACACCAACAAGAAAGGAAGAATCGGATACTGTAAATGTAGTGACTATCACAATGGTGGGAGGAAGATAG
- the LOC18593788 gene encoding G-type lectin S-receptor-like serine/threonine-protein kinase B120 isoform X2: protein MAAQYGLEILSICEYCHLIIFLEKIFISNWLLLNSALEINAEKKRMLRIILILTTSLTLLTAALLIWRLRKKNHKKKGEDLLSFDFSICTSATNYEQTEVKRLREDKNEVEIPLFSFSSVSAATNNFCAENKLGEGGFGPVYKGKLLKGHEVAVKRLSRRSGQGWNELKNEAMLIAKLQHKNLVKLLGCCIEGDEKILIYEYLPNKSLDFFLFDSTKRSVLDWRTRVSIIEGIAQGLLYLHQFSRLQIIHRDLKASNILLDEYMNPKISDFGMAKIFGGSEPRATNRIVGTYGYMAPEYALEGIFSVKSDVFSFGVLFLEILSGRKNTGFYQSNSLNLLGHAWDLWTNSRPLELMDPILQDSSSANSLIRYVNIALLCVQERAVDRPTMSDVVLMLSNELTFLSTPKQPAFSSVRSMVDNNSPITKPEICSVNEVTVSMMQAR, encoded by the exons ATGGCTGCTCAATATGGATTGGAGATCTTATCAATCTGCGAGTACTGTCACTTGATTATATTTCTGGAAAAGATATTTATCTCAAACTGGCTGCTGCTGAATTCAGCACTGGAA ATAAATGCAGAAAAAAAGAGGATGCtgagaattattttaattctaaccACTTCTCTGACATTACTTACTGCTGCCCTGCTAATTTGGAGGTTGCGGAAGAAAAATCACAAGAAAAAGG GGGAGGACTTGTTATCATTTGATTTTAGTATTTGCACATCAGCTACCAATTATGAACAGACTGAGGTAAAAAGGCTCAGAGAAGATAAAAATGAGGTGGAGATTCCATTATTCAGTTTTTCCAGCGTATCAGCTGCTACAAATAACTTTTGTGCCGAGAATAAACTTGGAGAGGGTGGCTTCGGACCTGTATACAAG GGAAAATTACTTAAAGGGCATGAAGTAGCTGTAAAGAGGCTTTCTAGAAGATCTGGACAAGGATGGAATGAGTTAAAAAATGAGGCAATGCTCATAGCCAAACTCCAACACAAAAATCTCGTGAAGCTTCTTGGCTGCTGCATTGAGGGAGATGAAAAGATTCTCATCTATGAGTATTTGCCCAATAAGAGCTTGgacttttttctctttg ATTCAACCAAGAGAAGTGTACTTGATTGGAGAACTCGTGTCAGCATCATTGAAGGGATTGCTCAAGGTCTTCTTTACCTCCACCAGTTTTCCAGGTTACAAATTATCCACAGGGATTTGAAGGCAAGCAACATTTTGTTGGATGAATACATGAACCCTAAAATTTCAGACTTTGGGATGGCAAAAATTTTTGGAGGAAGTGAACCCAGAGCAACCAATCGGATTGTTGGGACATA TGGCTACATGGCTCCTGAGTATGCTTTGGAAGGTATCTTCTCTGTAAAATCCGATGTCTTCAGCTTTGGAGTTTTGTTCTTGGAGATCTTAAGTGGCAGGAAGAACACTGGTTTCTATCAGAGCAATTCTCTCAATCTTCTCGGACAT GCATGGGATCTTTGGACAAACAGTAGGCCTCTGGAGTTGATGGATCCAATACTCCAAGATAGTTCTTCAGCCAATTCACTGATTAGATATGTTAACATTGCACTTCTTTGTGTTCAAGAACGCGCAGTGGACAGACCAACTATGTCTGATGTTGTCTTGATGCTGAGCAATGAGCTCACATTCCTATCTACTCCAAAACAACCAGCTTTCTCAAGTGTAAGAAGTATGGTAGACAATAATTCACCTATTACCAAGCCAGAGATTTGCTCTGTCAATGAAGTAACAGTCTCAATGATGCAAGCTAGATAA
- the LOC18593788 gene encoding G-type lectin S-receptor-like serine/threonine-protein kinase B120 isoform X1 codes for MARKNISTSQFVYPVFLLILSCHILTFPRAAMDTISPGQYIRNPQIVISADQKFELGFFNLGNSSSYYLGIWYKEIREQTFVWVANRDYAVTASANLTINNDGNLVIRQGKVVYLVTDISSNGNVTATLLDSGNLVVRDEKNNTLWQSFDFPTDTILPGMKLGYDKEAGKYWSYVSWKSADDPSFGNFVLDLDHGLLRRILITNGFRTYWTSDGIGDNNMYNFSCVSNGSIDYITYDVHDINVKSRFVMDISGQFKQFRWLERTKKWKRIWSQPRNQCDVYSYCGPFGSCNEKSVPVCSCLQGFEPDSIKNWNSLGFSGGCKRRNALQCVNNTTSKGAGDRFIPLSKVAPPSNPIALDVQSIDDCKSYCLNNCACSAYSYTQHGCSIWIGDLINLRVLSLDYISGKDIYLKLAAAEFSTGKKKRMLRIILILTTSLTLLTAALLIWRLRKKNHKKKGEDLLSFDFSICTSATNYEQTEVKRLREDKNEVEIPLFSFSSVSAATNNFCAENKLGEGGFGPVYKGKLLKGHEVAVKRLSRRSGQGWNELKNEAMLIAKLQHKNLVKLLGCCIEGDEKILIYEYLPNKSLDFFLFDSTKRSVLDWRTRVSIIEGIAQGLLYLHQFSRLQIIHRDLKASNILLDEYMNPKISDFGMAKIFGGSEPRATNRIVGTYGYMAPEYALEGIFSVKSDVFSFGVLFLEILSGRKNTGFYQSNSLNLLGHAWDLWTNSRPLELMDPILQDSSSANSLIRYVNIALLCVQERAVDRPTMSDVVLMLSNELTFLSTPKQPAFSSVRSMVDNNSPITKPEICSVNEVTVSMMQAR; via the exons ATGGctagaaaaaatatttcaacaaGCCAATTCGTTTATCCTGTTTTCCTGCTGATATTGTCTTGCCATATCCTCACATTCCCTCGTGCTGCAATGGACACCATCTCACCGGGACAATACATCAGAAACCCTCAAATTGTCATATCAGCTGATCAAAAGTTTGAACTAGGATTTTTTAACCTTGGGAACTCTTCGAGTTACTATTTGGGAATATGGTATAAAGAGATCCGGGAACAAACTTTTGTATGGGTGGCAAACAGAGATTATGCAGTCACTGCTTCTGCAAATCTCACTATCAATAACGATGGCAACCTTGTGATTCGGCAAGGCAAGGTTGTTTACCTAGTGACAGACATATCATCTAATGGAAATGTGACTGCTACACTATTGGATTCAGGAAACCTTGTTGTGAGAGATGAAAAAAACAATACCTTATGGCAGAGCTTCGACTTCCCTACAGATACTATCCTGCCAGGAATGAAGCTTGGTTATGATAAGGAGGCAGGAAAATATTGGTCGTATGTGTCTTGGAAAAGTGCTGATGATCCtagttttggaaattttgtCTTGGACTTGGATCATGGTTTACTACGTCGAATTCTTATCACGAATGGTTTTAGAACATATTGGACTAGTGATGGGATTGGAGATAATAATATGTACAATTTCTCCTGTGTTTCTAATGGGAGCATCGACTACATCACATATGATGTGCACGACATAAATGTAAAGAGCAGATTTGTAATGGATATATCAGGACAGTTTAAACAATTTAGATGGTTggaaagaacaaagaaatggaaacGCATCTGGTCACAACCACGAAACCAATGTGACGTTTATTCTTATTGTGGGCCTTTTGGAAGCTGCAATGAGAAGTCTGTGCCTGTTTGCAGTTGTTTGCAAGGATTTGAACCTGACTCTATCAAGAATTGGAATAGTTTGGGCTTTTCTGGAGGATGCAAACGGAGAAACGCTCTGCAATGTGTCAATAATACCACATCAAAGGGTGCAGGAGATAGATTTATTCCGCTGTCTAAAGTAGCACCACCTAGTAATCCAATAGCTCTTGATGTTCAGAGCATTGATGATTGCAAGTCATATTGCTTGAATAACTGCGCCTGCAGTGCTTATTCTTATACTCAGCATGGCTGCTCAATATGGATTGGAGATCTTATCAATCTGCGAGTACTGTCACTTGATTATATTTCTGGAAAAGATATTTATCTCAAACTGGCTGCTGCTGAATTCAGCACTGGAA AAAAAAAGAGGATGCtgagaattattttaattctaaccACTTCTCTGACATTACTTACTGCTGCCCTGCTAATTTGGAGGTTGCGGAAGAAAAATCACAAGAAAAAGG GGGAGGACTTGTTATCATTTGATTTTAGTATTTGCACATCAGCTACCAATTATGAACAGACTGAGGTAAAAAGGCTCAGAGAAGATAAAAATGAGGTGGAGATTCCATTATTCAGTTTTTCCAGCGTATCAGCTGCTACAAATAACTTTTGTGCCGAGAATAAACTTGGAGAGGGTGGCTTCGGACCTGTATACAAG GGAAAATTACTTAAAGGGCATGAAGTAGCTGTAAAGAGGCTTTCTAGAAGATCTGGACAAGGATGGAATGAGTTAAAAAATGAGGCAATGCTCATAGCCAAACTCCAACACAAAAATCTCGTGAAGCTTCTTGGCTGCTGCATTGAGGGAGATGAAAAGATTCTCATCTATGAGTATTTGCCCAATAAGAGCTTGgacttttttctctttg ATTCAACCAAGAGAAGTGTACTTGATTGGAGAACTCGTGTCAGCATCATTGAAGGGATTGCTCAAGGTCTTCTTTACCTCCACCAGTTTTCCAGGTTACAAATTATCCACAGGGATTTGAAGGCAAGCAACATTTTGTTGGATGAATACATGAACCCTAAAATTTCAGACTTTGGGATGGCAAAAATTTTTGGAGGAAGTGAACCCAGAGCAACCAATCGGATTGTTGGGACATA TGGCTACATGGCTCCTGAGTATGCTTTGGAAGGTATCTTCTCTGTAAAATCCGATGTCTTCAGCTTTGGAGTTTTGTTCTTGGAGATCTTAAGTGGCAGGAAGAACACTGGTTTCTATCAGAGCAATTCTCTCAATCTTCTCGGACAT GCATGGGATCTTTGGACAAACAGTAGGCCTCTGGAGTTGATGGATCCAATACTCCAAGATAGTTCTTCAGCCAATTCACTGATTAGATATGTTAACATTGCACTTCTTTGTGTTCAAGAACGCGCAGTGGACAGACCAACTATGTCTGATGTTGTCTTGATGCTGAGCAATGAGCTCACATTCCTATCTACTCCAAAACAACCAGCTTTCTCAAGTGTAAGAAGTATGGTAGACAATAATTCACCTATTACCAAGCCAGAGATTTGCTCTGTCAATGAAGTAACAGTCTCAATGATGCAAGCTAGATAA